From a region of the Lactuca sativa cultivar Salinas chromosome 4, Lsat_Salinas_v11, whole genome shotgun sequence genome:
- the LOC111877886 gene encoding RING-H2 finger protein ATL79 — MMMMMIMIAGFVDSIMSPIKTWLDTVSNTHDDHLKNTSMVVKELGVGISPVECIVCLSEVASGERLAMLERCRHGFHVQCVEAWLKDHPNCPLCRTPISGSNEDTQKHRVYLKKLYGIMSCYGFCAVENTSGWLARVCTPVFLRASVTCDITSR; from the coding sequence atgatgatgatgatgattatgatAGCGGGATTCGTGGACTCCATAATGTCACCCATCAAGACTTGGTTAGACACGGTGTCAAATACCCACGACGACCACCTCAAGAACACCAGCATGGTGGTGAAGGAGCTTGGTGTTGGTATCTCTCCAGTTGAATGCATCGTGTGCCTGTCAGAGGTGGCATCAGGAGAAAGGTTGGCAATGCTTGAAAGGTGCAGACATGGGTTTCACGTTCAGTGTGTTGAAGCATGGTTGAAAGACCATCCAAACTGCCCTCTTTGTAGAACCCCAATTTCTGGTTCTAATGAAGATACCCAGAAGCATAGAGTTTACTTGAAGAAATTGTATGGGATCATGAGCTGTTATGGCTTCTGTGCTGTAGAGAACACGTCCGGTTGGCTAGCCAGGGTTTGCACTCCGGTCTTTCTGAGAGCTTCAGTTACTTGTGATATAACTAGTCGATAG